One Hevea brasiliensis isolate MT/VB/25A 57/8 chromosome 5, ASM3005281v1, whole genome shotgun sequence genomic region harbors:
- the LOC110646590 gene encoding uncharacterized protein LOC110646590 translates to MARYCRIKVVFAILEKLEITDSYHGKKIWHSQVAPGSFGKLKELRIAFCGAVETVFPCGVWSNFKRLEVLSVQYCDSLQEIYQVQEEINVEETNVVAVFEFTELHIQGLHNLKHIWNKDPQQGVAFPHLRSVKVSNCKVLKDLFSASIGKGPLQLEDINIKNCCMMEEIIKSEVAGEAISNLISFPSLISIDLLKLPTLSKFLFRKL, encoded by the exons ATGGCGAGATACTGTAGAATCAAG GTTGTCTTCGCAATCTTGGAAAAATTGGAAATCACTGATAGTTATCATGGAAAGAAGATATGGCACAGCCAAGTCGCTCCAGGTTCCTTCGGCAAACTAAAAGAATTGAGAATTGCATTTTGTGGAGCTGTAGAGACTGTTTTTCCATGTGGAGTCTGGAGCAATTTCAAAAGATTAGAGGTTTTGTCTGTGCAGTATTGTGATTCCTTACAAGAGATATATCAAGTCCAAGAAGAGATCAATGTTGAAGAAACAAATGTTGTAGCTGTTTTTGAGTTCACAGAATTGCATATTCAAGGATTGCACAACTTGAAGCATATATGGAATAAGGATCCACAACAAGGTGTCGCCTTTCCCCATTTGCGATCAGTAAAGGTTTCAAATTGTAAGGTCCTGAAAGATCTCTTTTCAGCCTCCATAGGCAAGGGTCCTTTGCAACTCGAAgacataaatataaaaaattgttGTATGATGGAAGAGATCATCAAATCGGAAGTAGCAGGGGAAGCAATATCCAATCTGATCAGCTTCCCTTCGTTGATCTCCATAGATCTGCTAAAGTTGCCTACCTTGTCAAAGTTTTTATTCAGGAAGCTATAA